The window AAGTTAGAAGGAGAAGAAAGTTTGCGTTTTTTCAAAAAACAACTGGATTTTTTCAAAAAAATTATCAGTCTTTCTTATTTCTTTTTTACTTTTCTGATTCACAGTTTAATAAATTGTTACTGCCCATCAAATACCTCAATTATTTCTAATTGAGGTATTTTTTTGGCTTTTTTGGAGGGAAAATTGGAGAATTCATTGGTAAAAACAAAAGGTAATGTGTTACAGCCAAGCGGCGTTGCGAGTTATCAAAAACAAACACTTTGGTCATCGATTATTGGTTATGCGATGGATGGGCTGGATATGATGCTGCTTTCCTTTGTCCTTCCTTTGATCATGGCTGATTTTCATTTAACGACTGCTCAGGCCGGAGGAATTTCGACAATTACAATGTTTGGCGTGGTTATAGGTGGAACTGTTTTTGGAATTCTAGCTGATCATTTTGGAAGAGTAAAAGTTTTCACTTGGACAATTTTGATTTTCTCTTTATTCACTGGCTTCTCGGCTCTTTCTCCATCGGATGGCGTTTTTATCGCGATGCGTTTTATGGCCGGTCTTGGTTTGGGTGGAGAATTCGGAATTGGAATGACACTTGTTTCTGAAAGCTGGCCAACAAAACTTCGTACAAAAGCAACTTCTTGGGTTGCACTTGGATATCAGGCGGGAACTTTATTAGCAACTCTTTTGGCTGGGTATGTTTCAACTAATTTTGGTTGGCGGGGTGTGTTTGCGATTGGAATTTTGCCGGCTGCTTTAGCTTGGTGGACACGCAGGAACTTGGAAGAACCAGCGATGTGGGTTGAAAACCGCAAGACCGTAAAAAATAATTTTGCGATCAAACAATTATTTATTAATAAAAAGGTCACCTTAACCACAATTGGTTTGGTGATCTTAACTTCCGTTCAAAATCTTGGTTATTTTGCGATTATGAGTTGGATGCCGACAATGTTGGCTAGCCAACGCCATATCGCAATCAGTGGAACAATGTTCTGGACGCTTTCGACAATTAGCGGCATGGTAGTCGGGATTATTGTGTTTGCCTGGGCGGCGGATAAATTTGGTCGAAAACCGGCTTTTATTACTTTTCAAATTTCGGCAGCCGTTATCGTTTGGATTTATTTTCGGATTTCAAATCCTGTTCTTCTGGTCGCTTTAGGTTCAGTTCTTGGATTTTTCGTTAACGGAATGATGGGTGGCTATGGTGCTTTGCTTTCCGAACACTATCCAACCGAAATTCGTTCGACAGCGGAGAATTTGATCTTTAATTTTGGTCGTTTTGTCGGCGGCTTTGGCCCCTTGTTTATTGGCATCGTCGCTTTGCATAATTCTCTTTCAGTGGCTCTTGGCATGATTTCGGCAATCTATATTGTTGCTGCTTTGGCTATGCTGTTCTTGGTTCCAGAAACCAAGGGTCTTGATTTAGCTTCGATCAAGGAGAGCTAAATTTAAAAGTTTAGTCCTTCTCTTTAGGACCATTGATCCCACAATTTTACAATTGCTTGTGTACCGAGGTTGCCAAGCTTTTTTTCGTCAGTCAGTTCTGCGTACATTTTTTCGGCTAATTTTGTTTCCGGTAAATCAAGTCCCATTTTATTGGCTTCGTCCAAAGCGATTCGCAGATCTTTTAAAATATGCTTTGCATAAAAACCCGGTTTAAAATCTTCTTTTAAAATTCTTGGTGCATAAGTATCCATCGACCAATTATCTGCTCCTCCGGATGACAAGGTATTCAATGTTTCCTGCAGGTCCAACCCAGCTGTTTTTGCATAGGTCATCCATTCGGCCAGGCCAAGCATTGTTGAAGCAATCATAATTTGGTTGGCCATTTTAGCATGCTGGCCTTTGCCGGCCCCGCCAAAATAATTGACCTTTTTGGAAACAGATTTTAAAAGCGGAAGTGCTTTTTCAAAAGCATCTTTGTCTCCGCCGACCATTATTGTCAATTTTCCATCGCGAGCGCCGACGTCTCCACCGGATACTGGAGCGTCAAGGACTCCGACTCCTTTTCTTTTGCCTTCGGCAGCAATTTTCTCCGCTAGAGTCGGTGTCGAAGTTGTCATATCAATTAATATTTGTCCGGTTTTTACGGTCGAAAAAATTCCTCCTTTGCCAAAATAATTTTCCTCAACATCCTTTGGAAAACCAACCATCGTAAAAACAAAATCATTTCCCAAAGTTGCTTTGGCAGCCGAATCAACCCATTTGGCCCCGTTATCCAAAACCCTTTGGGCATGTGCTTTAGTCCGATTATAGACAGTTACATCTTCGCCATTTTTTAAAAAGTTGTTAATAATGCCGGTTCCCATAACACCGGTTCCGATAAAGGCAATTTTCATCTTGAATTCTCCCTTAACTAAATTTTATTCCTAAAATCTATTGTATTTTTTTAAATTTCCTGTATAGTTTAAAGCAATTAGTTATGAATGATATTCAGGTTAACAATCAAGCATGGTGGTGGCTCGTCTAGGCGGGCTGTTTAATCGTGTAACGATTGTTCCGGCTCGATGATTTGCGGGCCTTTTTTGTCTCTTTGGGAGAAAATGCTCGCTGATTTGCGAGCTTTTTTTATTCAACTAAAAAGAGAAAGAGGGAATTAATTTATGAAAAGGATGTATGGCTTGATCGTTTTATTGGCCGGTTTTCTGATTTTTGCGTTTTTTTACGGCGGCTCGTCAAGAGAAAAGACAGATGCCAGTACAAAAAGTAAAACTATCAAAACTTATAAAGTCGGAATTCTGCAGTTAATGACACAGCCGGCTTTGGACCAGATTCACAAAGGGATTGTCGCCGGCTTAAAAGAAGAAGGTTTCAAAGTCGGCACAAATCTCAAAATTGATTATCAAAATGCTCAGGGCGACCAGTCGAATTTACAAACAATGTCATCGAAGTTCGCTAATGAAAATGATGATCTGACAGTGGGAATCGCTACTCCGGCGGCTCAAGCTTTGGCGAAAGCGGCCAATGGTAAAACGCCGGTCATTTTGGCCGGGATTACCGATCCTGTCGGCGGCGGTTTAATTAAATCAAACGCAGTACCCGGGGGCAATATCACCGGTACTTCTGGTGAGTCGCCACTTAAGTCTCAACTGAATTTGATTAAAAAAATTCTTCCAAAAGCAAAAACGCTTGGAATTATTTATACGACTTCCGATCATGGCGGTACTTACAATGCCAAGAAGATGCAAAAAATCGCTGCAGCGGCCGGCTATACAGTCAAGATGTACACAATTTCGTCAACAAATGATATGCAGACGGTTGCCGAAAAAATGGCTTCCGAAGTCCAGGTTGTATATGCTCCTCAGGATAATGATGTCGCAAGCGCCATGAAGACTTTAGTCAGTGTCACGAATAAAGCAAAAGTTCCTGTTTTTCCAGCTGTCGACACAATGGTTAAAGATGGCGGGGTTGCCACGCTATCCGTTAACCAATTCAATCTTGGCAAGGCTTCCGGAGTAATTGCCGGTAAAGTTTTAAAGGGTAAAAAAACTTCGACTTATCCTTTGACTTTTATCACAAAAGGCGAGATGACAGTTAATACTACTGAAGCAAAATTATTGGGAATCAAATTACCGGCTTCGGTTCTTCACGAAGCAAAGACAAAGGGGGAAATTTTCAAATGAATATGATTGTATCTGCAATTGGACAGGGGTTGTTATGGGGAATACTTGGAATCGCCCTGTTCCTTACTTTTAGAATTTTGAACTTCCCCGATATGACTGTTGAAGGAACTTTTCCTTTAGGCGCGGCAACGGCTGTTAGTTTGATTACACGCGGCGTCAGTCCGATCTTGGCAACATTAGCGGCTTTTATCGCTGGCGCCTTGGCAGGTGGAATTACCGGTCTGCTTTATACGAAAGGAAAAATTCCAATTTTATTATCCGGAATCTTAGTTATGACTGCTTGTCTATCGGTTAATTTACGAATTTTGGGTTCTTCCAATGTTTCTTTAATTGGCAAACGGACGATTTTTTCACCCTTTGCCGGTTTGCCGGAATACTTTGATGCCGTTTTTATCGGTTTGACAATGGTTGTTATTGTCACATTGATAATGATTTATTTCCTGCAGAGTAATCTCGGTCAGGCCTTCATAGTTACCGGTGATAATCCGACTATGGCCCAATCGATTGGTATTAGAACTGATCAGATGACTAACATGGGTTTGATGTTTTCCAATGGCTTAATCGCGATTGCCGGAGCTGTAATTGCTCAAAACAACGGTTACGCGGATATTAATATGGGAATTGGAATTATTGTAATTGCTTTGGCATCGATCATTATTGGCGAAGTGGTTTTTGGAGAATTGACGATGAATCAGCGCCTGGTTGCAATTACTTTGGGTTCGATTATATATCGTTTTGTTCTTTTAATTGTTTTGCAGCTTGGTTTTTCAACCAACGATCTGAATCTTTTATCAGC of the Oenococcus sp. UCMA 16435 genome contains:
- a CDS encoding NAD(P)-dependent oxidoreductase, which codes for MKIAFIGTGVMGTGIINNFLKNGEDVTVYNRTKAHAQRVLDNGAKWVDSAAKATLGNDFVFTMVGFPKDVEENYFGKGGIFSTVKTGQILIDMTTSTPTLAEKIAAEGKRKGVGVLDAPVSGGDVGARDGKLTIMVGGDKDAFEKALPLLKSVSKKVNYFGGAGKGQHAKMANQIMIASTMLGLAEWMTYAKTAGLDLQETLNTLSSGGADNWSMDTYAPRILKEDFKPGFYAKHILKDLRIALDEANKMGLDLPETKLAEKMYAELTDEKKLGNLGTQAIVKLWDQWS
- a CDS encoding ABC transporter permease, with the translated sequence MNMIVSAIGQGLLWGILGIALFLTFRILNFPDMTVEGTFPLGAATAVSLITRGVSPILATLAAFIAGALAGGITGLLYTKGKIPILLSGILVMTACLSVNLRILGSSNVSLIGKRTIFSPFAGLPEYFDAVFIGLTMVVIVTLIMIYFLQSNLGQAFIVTGDNPTMAQSIGIRTDQMTNMGLMFSNGLIAIAGAVIAQNNGYADINMGIGIIVIALASIIIGEVVFGELTMNQRLVAITLGSIIYRFVLLIVLQLGFSTNDLNLLSAIILAFCLMLPRFSQALHLDRVMKKGLFVND
- a CDS encoding ABC transporter substrate-binding protein; protein product: MKRMYGLIVLLAGFLIFAFFYGGSSREKTDASTKSKTIKTYKVGILQLMTQPALDQIHKGIVAGLKEEGFKVGTNLKIDYQNAQGDQSNLQTMSSKFANENDDLTVGIATPAAQALAKAANGKTPVILAGITDPVGGGLIKSNAVPGGNITGTSGESPLKSQLNLIKKILPKAKTLGIIYTTSDHGGTYNAKKMQKIAAAAGYTVKMYTISSTNDMQTVAEKMASEVQVVYAPQDNDVASAMKTLVSVTNKAKVPVFPAVDTMVKDGGVATLSVNQFNLGKASGVIAGKVLKGKKTSTYPLTFITKGEMTVNTTEAKLLGIKLPASVLHEAKTKGEIFK
- a CDS encoding MFS transporter, translated to MENSLVKTKGNVLQPSGVASYQKQTLWSSIIGYAMDGLDMMLLSFVLPLIMADFHLTTAQAGGISTITMFGVVIGGTVFGILADHFGRVKVFTWTILIFSLFTGFSALSPSDGVFIAMRFMAGLGLGGEFGIGMTLVSESWPTKLRTKATSWVALGYQAGTLLATLLAGYVSTNFGWRGVFAIGILPAALAWWTRRNLEEPAMWVENRKTVKNNFAIKQLFINKKVTLTTIGLVILTSVQNLGYFAIMSWMPTMLASQRHIAISGTMFWTLSTISGMVVGIIVFAWAADKFGRKPAFITFQISAAVIVWIYFRISNPVLLVALGSVLGFFVNGMMGGYGALLSEHYPTEIRSTAENLIFNFGRFVGGFGPLFIGIVALHNSLSVALGMISAIYIVAALAMLFLVPETKGLDLASIKES